The Bubalus bubalis isolate 160015118507 breed Murrah chromosome 16, NDDB_SH_1, whole genome shotgun sequence genome window below encodes:
- the LOC123329617 gene encoding olfactory receptor 52K1-like, which produces MSSCNNSIPQPLIFVLAGIPGLESSHGWFSVPFFLVFVVAVIGNATILCIIRVEKSLHEPMFLLLAMLSVVDLSLVSVTVPRMLGIFWMNAKEISFNACLTQMFFIPSFYVMESGVLLAMAFDRFVAIWHPLRYTTVLSNSLLVKMALAVLARAVAVLTPAPILVKRLESFQTHIIAYSYCAYMAVVQIACGDLSHHIVYGLMVIVASVGFDLFFIILSYGLILHAVFRIPSWEARGKAFSTCGSHLCVIALFYSPVIFSVLAQVLGYHMAPHLQIIIDNLYFLVPPMINPLIYGARTKQMWEWVLRIFHCEGD; this is translated from the coding sequence ATGTCCTCTTGCAACAACTCCATCCCTCAGCccttgatatttgtcctggctgGAATTCCTGGCCTGGAATCTTCCCATGGCTGGTTCTCTGTGCCTTTTTTCTTggtgtttgttgttgctgtcatTGGCAATGCCACCATTTTATGTATCATCAGGGTGGAGAAGAGTCTTCATGAGCCCATGTTTCTCCTCTTGGCCATGCTGTCAGTTGTTGACCTGTCTCTTGTCAGTGTCACTGTGCCCCGCATGCTGGGCATCTTCTGGATGAATGCCAAGGAAATCAGCTTTAATGCCTGCCTCACACAGATGTTTTTCATCCCATCATTTTATGTCATGGAGTCTGGGGTCCTTCTGGCTATGGCTTTTGACAGATTTGTGGCTATCTGGCACCCTCTGAGATATACAACTGTCCTTAGTAACAGCCTGCTTGTGAAGATGGCACTGGCTGTCCTGGCAAGGGCAGTGGCAGTGCTGACCCCAGCACCCATCCTGGTGAAAAGACTGGAAAGCTTCCAAACTCACATCATTGCGTACTCATACTGTGCCTACATGGCTGTGGTGCAAATAGCCTGTGGAGACCTCTCTCACCACATTGTCTATGGCCTTATGGTTATTGTAGCATCTGTGGGATTTGATCTGTTTTTTATCATTCTGTCGTATGGGCTGATCCTTCATGCTGTCTTTCGGATACCCTCTTGGGAGGCACGGGGCAAAGCTTTCAGCACATGTGGCTCTCATCTTTGTGTCATTGCTCTCTTTTATTCCCCTGTTATCTTTTCTGTCTTGGCCCAGGTTTTAGGCTATCATATGGCTCCCCACCTACAGATTATCATTGACAATCTCTACTTCTTGGTGCCTCCTATGATCAACCCTTTGATTTATGGGGCTCGGACCAAGCAAATGTGGGAGTGGGTGCTACGAATcttccattgtgaaggagattgA
- the LOC102410562 gene encoding olfactory receptor 52M1-like — protein MGPANKSQTSPDTFLLMGIPGLEHLHVWIGIPFCSMYVVAVVGNMTILAVVRTEQSLHKPMFLFLCMLSVTDLVLSTSTLPRMLCLFWFGAQDIAFDACLTQMFFIHSFTAMESGFFLSMAIDRYVAICHPLHHTTILTHTRIAKMGASVVLRGVAFFSPHPILLRQLPYCRTRIIAHTYCEFMAVVKLACVDTGPTKRYSLSVASVIGSCDGLFIAVSYVLILRAVFLLPSREASLKALGTCGSHVCVILVFYSTAVFTFLTHRFGHSVAPQIHIFIANVYLLVPPFLNPIVYGIRTKKIRDHVLSSLMVKVA, from the coding sequence ATGGGACCAGCCAATAAATCCCAAACATCTCCAGACACTTTCTTGCTGATGGGCATCCCAGGACTAGAGCACCTGCATGTCTGGATTGGGATTCCCTTCTGCTCCATGTATGTGGTGGCTGTGGTGGGGAATATGACCATTCTGGCCGTGGTGAGGACAGAGCAAAGCCTCCACAAGcctatgtttctctttctgtgcaTGCTCTCAGTCACTGACCTGGTCCTCTCCACATCTACACTGCCTCGCATGCTCTGTCTCTTCTGGTTTGGAGCCCAGGACATTGCCTTTGATGCCTGCCTGACCCAAATGTTCTTCATTCATAGTTTTACTGCTATGGAATCAGGCTTCTTTTTGTCCATGGCCattgaccgctatgtggccatttgCCATCCACTGCACCACACCACCATTCTCACCCACACTCGCATCGCTAAAATGGGAGCCTCTGTGGTACTGCGGGGAGTGGCcttcttttccccacatcctATCCTGCTCAGACAGCTGCCCTACTGCAGGACTCGAATCATTGCCCACACCTACTGTGAGTTCATGGCTGTGGTGAAGCTGGCGTGTGTGGACACAGGGCCCACTAAGCGTTACAGCCTCAGTGTGGCCTCTGTCATTGGTTCCTGTGATGGGTTATTCATTGCTGTGTCTTATGTCCTAATCCTTCGTgcagtctttcttcttccatcgCGGGAAGCAAGTCTTAAAGCCCTAGGCACTTGTGGCTCCCATGTCTGCGTCATTCTCGTTTTCTACTCCACAGCTGTCTTTACCTTCCTCACTCACCGTTTTGGCCACAGTGTGgccccccaaattcatatcttCATTGCCAATGTATACCTTCTGGTACCACCTTTTCTTAACCCCATTGTTTATGGTATAAGGACCAAGAAAATTCGAGACCATGTTCTTAGTTCTCTAATGGTAAAGGTTGCTTGA